DNA sequence from the Halobacterium sp. DL1 genome:
AACGAACTCGACTTCCCGACCGATCACTATGCCATCCGCGCACAGCTGGAGGCGCGTGGCCTCGACCCAGTGGAGAACCTCGTGGCCGTCGAGAGCGACGACGGGCGGACAATCGAGACGGACGCTATCGAGGCGGCTGTCGACGACGACACCGCTATCGTGTTCATGCCCTCCGTGCTCTACCGGAGCGGTCAGCTGTTCGACCTCGAAGCCGTCACCGACGTCGCCCACGAGCACGACGCGTTCGCGGGGTTCGACCTCGCTCACTCCGTCGGCGTCGTCCCCCACGACCTCCACTTCGACGGCGTGGACTTCGCGGTGTGGTGTAGCTACAAGTATCTCAACGCGGGACCGGGCGCCATCGCGGGTCTCTACGTTCACGAGGACCACTTCGACCTCGACCCTGCGCTCCCCGGCTGGTGGGGTCACGAGTCGGCGACGCAGTTCGACCTGCGCCCGGAGTTCACGCCCGCCCCGGACGCGAGCGCGTGGCAGATAGGCACGGTGCCGGTGTTCTCGGCCGCGCCGCTGTTCGGTACGCTCGACGTCGTGGAGGCGGCGGGCATCGACGAACTCCGCGCGCACTCGGTGTCGCTCACTCGATACCTCATCAGCCTCGTCGACGAGCACCTCCCGGAATGTACGGTCGGTAGTCCCCGCGAGGCCGACCGACGCGGCGGCCACGTCGCGGTCGAACACCCCGAAGCCGGGGCGCTCAGTCGCGCGCTCCGGGACCGCGGCGTGGTCGTCGATTACCGGCCGCCGAACGTCGTCCGGGTCGCGCCGTCGCCGTACTTCGTCGGCTACGAGGACGTGTGGCAGGCAGTCGACGAACTCCGCGTGGTGCTCGAAGAGGACGCACACGCCGACTACGCCGCCGAGGCGGACTCCGTCACCTGAGGCCGGTTACGCGGACGTCTACTCGCTCGTCGTGAACTCGAAGCGCGCGCCGCCATCCTCCCCGTCGGTCACCGACATCGTCCAGCCGTGGGCCTCGGCGATGCTCTTCACGATGGCGAGGCCGAACCCGGTGCCGTCCTCGCTGTGTGTCTCCCCGGACTTCAGGACGCTGTCGCGGTGGTCCAGCGGGATGCCGGGGCCGTCGTCCGAGGCGAAGAAGCCGTCCTCGGTCGTGCCGACTCTCACCGTGACACTCGGGCCAGCGTGCTCCACGGAGTTCCCGAAGAGGTTCTCCAGTAGCGACCCGAACCGCGAGGGGTCCGCGAGGAGCGTCGCGTCGCCGGTTACCTCCAGGGCTGCACCGTCGGTCTCCACGTTCCGCCACGCCTGCTGGGCGGCCGTCGACAGCGACACGTCGACCGTCTCGTCGAGGCTGCGCCCCGTCCTGGCGAGGGTGAGCACGCTCTCGATGATGTCGTGCATCCGTTCGAGCGCGGTGTCCGCCCGCTCGAAGTGCTCGTCGTCCCCGGTCTGTTCGGCGAGTTCGACGTAGCCCCGCGCGACGTTCAGCGGGTTCCGGAGGTCGTGGCTGACGATGCTGGCGAACTCCTCGAGGCGGTCGTTCTGGCGCTCCAGTTCTCGCTCGCGCTCCTTGCGGTCGGTGATGTCGGTGTACATCGCGTAGCCGTGGACGTTCGGCTTGTCCAGGCGGAACGGCACCACGTCGAGCAGGAAGTCCCGCGGGCCGTCCACGGCGATGCGGCGAACCTCGACGTTCACGCTCTCCCCCTCCTTGAGCTTCTGGTTGTACACCTCGGCCTCGGTGATGGCGTCGGGTGGAACGATGTACTCGTCTATCCGTTCGTTTGCGAGTTCGGACTCGCCGTAGCCGAACACGCGCTCGAAGGCGGGATTGATCGACTGGATGACGGGCTCCCCGTCCTCGACGAAGAAGCTCCCGGTCGGGCTCGGAATGTTCTCGAACAGCGCGGCGAGGCGGTTGCGCTCGCGGCGCAGTTCCGCCTCGCGTCGGTGGAGCATCTGTACGCGGTCAGCCCGGTCGAGCGCCGCCTCGCCGTTCGCAGCCAGCACGCGCACGAGGTCGCAGTCGGTCCGGCTGAGCGTCCCCCGCTCGGTGGCGCCGACGAGTAGCACGCCGTGCTCCCCGAGTGGGTGGATGATCTCCTCCTCGATGAGCGTCTGCGGGTTGTGGACGTCCTGGTGGTCCGGGACGTAGTCGAACCGCTCGGACTCCCCGTTCTCGTACACCCGCCACGCGAGGCTCTCGCCGGCCTCGAGCACCGGCGGTTCGTCACCGCCGACGGGTCCGGAGACGGCCGCCGGCAGGAGCGCGTCGCCGTCCTCCGAGACGAAGAACACGCCGACGTACGGCAGCCCGAGCAGGTCTTCCGCCACGTCGACGATGACCGACGCTATCTCGCCGGAGGTGTCCACGGCGAGCATCCGTCGCATGGCGTCGTGGAGGCCCGTGAGCGTCCGTTCGCGGTGGTGTTGCTCGGTCACGTCACTGACCACTGCGAAGGCGTCGGCGCTCGTTCCCTCGTCAAGCGGTTTGACAGTGACCTCCAGAACGCGGTCGTCCGCTGGGTCTGCGAGCGTCGTCTCGAGAGTCACGTCGCCCCCTGTGGGGACGAGTGAGCCGCCGTCCGCCTCGACGAGTTCTGCGAGTGACTGATCGCGGAGTTCCGACTCGGTCGCCTCGAAGATGCGTTCGGCGGCACCGTTCGCCTGCTCGATGGTCGCGGGCGCGTTGACGCCGGTGTCGTAGAGCACGAGCGCGTCGTCCGCCTGCTCGAACAGCGTCCGGAAGCGCTCCTCGCTCTCGCGGACGTCCTGCCGCGAACGGATTCGCTGGACCGCCTGGAACGTGTGGGAGGCGAGCAGTTCGGCGAGTTTGAGGGTCTCCTCGTCCAGGCTACCGGGTTCGTCCATGCCCGCCTGGAAGATGCCGACGTCCCCGATGGGGACGGTCACGACCGACCGGGGAGCCCCTTCTGGTAGTTCGTCGACGCGGGGGTCGTCCTCGACGTCGGGCACCACCTCCGACTCGCCCGTCTGGTAGACCTCCCCGGCGATGCCCTCGCCGACGTCGATTCCGGTCACGCTCGGTCGCCGCCCGCTCCACGCACGCACCGACAGGACGCCGTCGCTCTCCGTCTCCACGACCGCCGTCGAGAAGTCGAAGATGGCCGCCGCGGCGTCCGCCATCGCGTCGTACACCGTCTCGACGCGCTCCGCCCTGGCAACCTCGGTGGCGTACGCGAGCAGTTCGCTGCGCTGGTCGCTGTTGTCACTCATCGTCGGACTGGTCGGAGAGGCGCCTGAACAGCACCTCGTAGTCCTCGTTGTCGAAGTCCGCGACAACCTCGTCGAGTTCGCCACGGAGCGCTTCGAGCCTGGACCGTAGCTCAGCGAACTCGTCGGACTCCGTGACGGTGGGGTCACCGGAGTCCACCAGCAGCGCGTGCTTGCGCGCCGTCGAGAAGTAGCGCTGGACCGTGCCGTCGTACGTCGAGCGTCTGAGGAGGCGCTCGACAGTCGCGAGGAGGGTGTCGCGGTCGACGGGTTTGCGGAGGTAGTCGTCGAACCCGAGGTCGATGATGTCGAGTTCGGGTTCGACGGCGGTGACCATCGCGACCCGGCACTCGAGGTCGCGCTCCCGGATGGTCTCGAGGACGTCGTCGCCCGAGAGGTCTGGCATCTGCCGGTCGAGCAACACGGCGTCGACGCGCTCGTCGAGGGAATCGACTGCCTCCTCGCCGTTGTACGCAGTTCTGACTGTGTAGCTGTCGCGCAGCCAGATGGCGTAGAGGTCGGCGAGCCCCTCCTCGTCGTCGACGACGAGAATGGTGGCCGCCTCGTCGTCCGTGTTCCCGTTGTCGACGTCGCTCATATTTGCGGTGTCCCGCGGTCTGGCGGACAAAAGAAGCGGACCTATTTATCACTTGTTGCGTGCGGGCCGACGGTTTTGGCAAGCCTAAAATACTCGCGCTGAGTAGCGACCGGCGATGAGAGAGACCGACGGCCCCTACACGCTCGACGACGTCACCGTCGTCATGGGGACGTACAACGAGGAGGCGGCCGTGGACGCCGTCCTCGACGACATCGAGTCCGCCACGGACGGGCGCGCAAGCGTCGTCTGCGTGGACGGATCGAGCGACCGGACGCCAGAGATCGCGCGGGAACACGGCGCCCGAGTCGTCGAACAGGAGCCCCAGGGATACGGTGTCGCTGTCCGGGCCGCGCTGCTCGAAGCCGAGACGCCCGTCGTCGTCACTACCGACTGCGACGACACCTACCCGATGGAGCGCATTCCGTCGTTCCTCGACTACGTCAACCGCGGGTACGACGTGGTAAGCGGGGACCGGCTCTACTGGGGGGCCGACGAGATGCCCGCGTTCAACCGCCTCGGTAACGCCGCGTTCGCCGCGCTGGCGTCCCTGCTCGTCGGCGAGCGAGTCCACGACACGACCACGGGGATGCGCGCCTACCGCCGCGAGGTCGTCGAGGACATCCACTGGACGCAGAACACCGGGCTCTCCGCGGAACTGCTGCTCCGCCCGCTCTGCCGCGGCTACGACGTGCTGGAGGTTCCCATCGAGTACGACGAGCGCCTCGGCGAGACGAAACTCGACCCCCTGGAAGGTGGTGCGGAGATTCTCGGCTCTATCGTCAAGGTCTGCCTCGAAGAGCGCGTTCGCTGAACGAGCCGGTGGTCGAGCACGCGTCGGCCCGACCCGTCAGCGCGGTGCAGGGTCCGTCACTCGTCCGGCGCTCCAAGAGTAATCCCTCAGCGAAGGGCGGGTTCGCACTGTAGATGAATTCTCCCCGTCAGTTGCGTCGGATTCCCCGTCGAGTGGGTCCACGCAGACGACACAGGTCGTGGTTTGCTCCGTCTCCCCGTCGTAGCTGGCCTGTTCGTCGCCTGCGGTGCCGCTCGGCCGCTCCGCTCGGGCCGGTCAAAGATGACCGCTACTGTCGACAGCACCGTCGCTCGGCTGCCGCTGTCGGTGGACTACTGCTCCCCGGGGCCGACCGTGGGCCGAGAACGGCGTTCCTCGTCGGTCACCGACACCTTGCCGTCGCTGTCCACGGTCACCTCGTAGCCTACGTACGTGAACTGGACTGTCAGGCTGTCGGCGCGCGTCTGGACGAGCGCGGTCAACGCGTCGGGGTCCAGGACGTCGTACAGCGGCGGGAGACTTGTCGGTTCGACGGCGCTTCGGTCTGCGACTTCCCGGATGATTCTGTGGAGTAGGTCGTTGCTGGTAGAACGCTCGATGCTACTGCATTCCATTACAGAACCACAGGCTTGCGACGTAGATAAGCCTCACAGAAAGTTGCTGGCCGTTGGTGCAGGATTTCAACGACGACTGCAGAATCGCGCAACCATTGAGTTGTGGGAAGGCGCAACTTTCCACCGGAGTACTGCGGTTTTCGTCCCAAGTCAGTCCTCGGTAACGTCGCTCCCGAAGTGGTCGAACGGCTGGACGTGGGAGTCCTTGACGAACTGCTGGACCTCGACGTCCAGTCCGAGCGACTCGATGTCCGCCGCGATGCGCGTGACGTCGTCGCCTTCGACGGCCACCGCCTCGATGACAAGGTTCCCGGTTCCGGAGTGGATTTCGTCGACCTGCACGACGCCGTCGATGCCGATTGCCCGCTCCACGTGTTCCGCGCGTTCGCCGACGGACACCGTGCAGACGAACTTGACGCGCAGCTGGAAGCCCGCCGCGTCGTAGTCGATGTGCGGGTGGTACCCCTGGATGACGCTGCGCTCCTCCAGTCGCTCGATGCGGTTCCGGACCGTGTTCGGCGCGACGCCGACGGCTTCGGCGATGACCGACGCGGTGTTGTTCCGGGCGTCGGCCTGGAGCATGTGGAGGATGCCGCGGTCGACCTCGTCGAGTTCCGGCGGCTCCATACGTCGTCTACCGGAACGCGACGGAAGGCCGTTGTTACCAGTCGCCCCGGTCTGGTCGTCGGTAACTCACACCTATCCGTCAGAGGCAGCACTCTCCTCCACGGTCACAGAGGCGGTCCCAACTCTCGAACGAGCAATCCTGCGAACAGCGTCGAGAAGCATACTTCCTGCCAGATAACTCGGCCTGATCCCCGATTTCACCAGATACTATTTGGGTACTGGCCTCGTAGCGTAGATATGGTAAATGACACGGAAGATACTGATGTTCGCGAGGGGGGTGGGTTCGGCGTCGACCAGGCCCTCGGCGTGGTCGACAGCGTGCTCGGGGACTGGACCCCGCTGGTCTGGAAAGCGGTGGTCTTCTACGCGCTGTGGATCGGGCTGGCGTACATCGCGATGACGACCGTCACGGGGAGCCAGACGGCCCAGTTCGCGGCCATCGCCTACTGGTTCGGCTGGCTGTTCCTCGGGATGACCGCCATCCTCGGCGTCTTCATCGCGGTCAGTGGCTGGATCGACCGGATGCGACTCTCCAGCCGGCAGAGCAAGTACTGACGCGAAGCCAGCGACTCGATTCTACGCCGCTCGTACCGTCGCGTTCAGGGTCGTCCCGTCGGGTCCAGCCCCTGGGACGAAGGCCGCCTCGCCGCCGCAGTTCCTGAGGTCGGTGCAGAGCTCTCGATACGGCGTCAGCGCCCGGTAGCCGTCCGCCGTCTCCTCGACCGGGAGGCGAACGCGGTAGCTGAGGCCCGCGCCGTAGCCGCCGTCGACGAGGGCCTCGACAGTCACGCTCCCGTTCAGCGGCACGCTGGCGTCCTCGGTCTCCGGAGCCAGTCCATCGAGACGAACGCGTCCGTCACGGACAACCACGTCGAACTCGGCGCTTCCACCGGCGTCCACCGCCCCGAGTGCGTGGTGGACCCGCTCGTCGCCCGAGGAGAGCGTGAGGGTGACGCTCTCCGTCCACTCCGGGAGGCCGACACGCACGCCGGTCCGCAGCGCGTCCCCCGAAACCACCTGCACGCGCCGGAGGTCGGGCGTGACCGGCCGCGTCGAGTACGGCGACCACGACCCCCGGTAGACGTACCGGTAGAGCTCGCGGTCCGGGTAGGCGTCCACGACGGCGAACTGGCGCTCCTCGAGCGCGTAGACGGTCCGCCCGTCGAACCCGGGGTCGTTGCGCAGCGGCTGGAACGGGTGGTTGAGCCACTCCCCGTACGGCTCGGGGAGGAACACCACCGAGTCGGCGGGCGGCGACGGCTCGAACGGTTCGTAGGCGGCCTCGTAGTGGTCCGTGAGGTCGGCGTTCTCCCGGAGTTGCGGCCCGGCGACGGACGCCGTCGCGGCGCCGAGTACCGCTCCCGTCACGACCAGCAGGGCGACCGCAGCGGGGCGAGCGCGGCCGGGCGAAACGCGTCTCCGGACCGAGCGCCGGGCCACGTCCACGACGGCCAGCAGCCCGACTGCCGCGAACGCGCTCGCCGGCACGAGCAGGTCGAAGTGGTAGTACGGACCGAGCGTCGAGACGAGGCCGTCGGTCGGGTCGCCCAGCGCGCCGAGCACGTTGCGGTTCCCCCAGAAGAGGAGGTTCCCCGCGACGACGCTGACGGCCGACCCTCCGAGGACTGCCGGGCGCCAGTCCCAGCCACGGTGGTGGGTCGCGTAGACGCCGACAGCCGCAAGTAGGGTGCCGAGCGCGCCGAACGGCCCCCACGTCGTGAGGAACTCCCCGACCACCTCGGCGTTCGAGCGCACGGCGAGCCCGGGGGTGTACGTCAGTTCGTAGCCGAGAATCGCGCGGCGGCCGAACCCGAGGCCGTCGAGGGGCGCGAACGCCTGGTACGGGAACAGCAGCGGCGACCCCGTGACGACGGCGTTGTACGCGAGCGTGACGGCGACGCCGAGGAGGCCGACGGCCGCGGTAGCGCTGCGGCGCCGGACGACCGGGCCCGTCGAGCGGTCGCGGAGCGCGGGCAGCAGCGTCCAGACGGCGTGCGCGACGAACGGGGCGGCGAAC
Encoded proteins:
- a CDS encoding DNA-binding protein is translated as MSDVDNGNTDDEAATILVVDDEEGLADLYAIWLRDSYTVRTAYNGEEAVDSLDERVDAVLLDRQMPDLSGDDVLETIRERDLECRVAMVTAVEPELDIIDLGFDDYLRKPVDRDTLLATVERLLRRSTYDGTVQRYFSTARKHALLVDSGDPTVTESDEFAELRSRLEALRGELDEVVADFDNEDYEVLFRRLSDQSDDE
- a CDS encoding atrazine chlorohydrolase; the encoded protein is MDEFDASRSAARMRDAESSLTGLRERFSTPEGTVYMDGNSLGVHGEDAAVALERAVDQWRELGIEAWTEADPPWFDYGERLGDRLADVVGAKPSECVAANSTTVNIHALVGTFLDAADGTRVVVNELDFPTDHYAIRAQLEARGLDPVENLVAVESDDGRTIETDAIEAAVDDDTAIVFMPSVLYRSGQLFDLEAVTDVAHEHDAFAGFDLAHSVGVVPHDLHFDGVDFAVWCSYKYLNAGPGAIAGLYVHEDHFDLDPALPGWWGHESATQFDLRPEFTPAPDASAWQIGTVPVFSAAPLFGTLDVVEAAGIDELRAHSVSLTRYLISLVDEHLPECTVGSPREADRRGGHVAVEHPEAGALSRALRDRGVVVDYRPPNVVRVAPSPYFVGYEDVWQAVDELRVVLEEDAHADYAAEADSVT
- a CDS encoding Lrp/AsnC family transcription regulator, whose protein sequence is MEPPELDEVDRGILHMLQADARNNTASVIAEAVGVAPNTVRNRIERLEERSVIQGYHPHIDYDAAGFQLRVKFVCTVSVGERAEHVERAIGIDGVVQVDEIHSGTGNLVIEAVAVEGDDVTRIAADIESLGLDVEVQQFVKDSHVQPFDHFGSDVTED
- a CDS encoding glycosyl transferase family 2, whose protein sequence is MRETDGPYTLDDVTVVMGTYNEEAAVDAVLDDIESATDGRASVVCVDGSSDRTPEIAREHGARVVEQEPQGYGVAVRAALLEAETPVVVTTDCDDTYPMERIPSFLDYVNRGYDVVSGDRLYWGADEMPAFNRLGNAAFAALASLLVGERVHDTTTGMRAYRREVVEDIHWTQNTGLSAELLLRPLCRGYDVLEVPIEYDERLGETKLDPLEGGAEILGSIVKVCLEERVR
- a CDS encoding chemotaxis protein CheY, with product MSDNSDQRSELLAYATEVARAERVETVYDAMADAAAAIFDFSTAVVETESDGVLSVRAWSGRRPSVTGIDVGEGIAGEVYQTGESEVVPDVEDDPRVDELPEGAPRSVVTVPIGDVGIFQAGMDEPGSLDEETLKLAELLASHTFQAVQRIRSRQDVRESEERFRTLFEQADDALVLYDTGVNAPATIEQANGAAERIFEATESELRDQSLAELVEADGGSLVPTGGDVTLETTLADPADDRVLEVTVKPLDEGTSADAFAVVSDVTEQHHRERTLTGLHDAMRRMLAVDTSGEIASVIVDVAEDLLGLPYVGVFFVSEDGDALLPAAVSGPVGGDEPPVLEAGESLAWRVYENGESERFDYVPDHQDVHNPQTLIEEEIIHPLGEHGVLLVGATERGTLSRTDCDLVRVLAANGEAALDRADRVQMLHRREAELRRERNRLAALFENIPSPTGSFFVEDGEPVIQSINPAFERVFGYGESELANERIDEYIVPPDAITEAEVYNQKLKEGESVNVEVRRIAVDGPRDFLLDVVPFRLDKPNVHGYAMYTDITDRKERERELERQNDRLEEFASIVSHDLRNPLNVARGYVELAEQTGDDEHFERADTALERMHDIIESVLTLARTGRSLDETVDVSLSTAAQQAWRNVETDGAALEVTGDATLLADPSRFGSLLENLFGNSVEHAGPSVTVRVGTTEDGFFASDDGPGIPLDHRDSVLKSGETHSEDGTGFGLAIVKSIAEAHGWTMSVTDGEDGGARFEFTTSE